A genomic segment from Gadus morhua chromosome 4, gadMor3.0, whole genome shotgun sequence encodes:
- the svopl gene encoding putative transporter SVOPL isoform X1 encodes MKGGECNRGGYTGAAYTCRRPTANSDGATVGAGGLGITHQDAGYSSMKTQLVSAIHLQEVELDDIEGGNDPADDKSNTNEDPTYTVEEAVETIGFGRFHVLLFVIMGSANIVEAMEIMLLAVVSPEIRCEWRLEDWQVALVSTMVFLGFMLCGALSGYVADRYGRWKVVVAGFFWSAYFSFLTSYAPSYGWFIFLRSLVGCGVAGVSQGFVLKTEFIPARHRAYLLPLATIFWMLGSMLIIVLGMTVVPTYGWRWMIRLSVTPSVVLLFLFWFIPESARYNVSAGNTRAAMETLEWIARMNHATMPPGRLVESAQTERGSWRILLSPAFRRTSLLLWYTWFVASFSYYGSVLSSSELLEKNLLCITDADAEHRVKHRHEEGSVCYCIPFAFSDYQTLLISCLGEVALVPLNICLLNVVGRKLSLALLQFLSAIFFLLVNICTTMLGFTVLLFLLRALVSMNFNVVYIYTAEVYPTVARSLGMGFCTSFSRIGGMIAPFIAQVLMSRSVMYAMCPFAVASIVCALGNFLLPIETKGRALLQSS; translated from the exons ATGAAAGGAGGGGAGTGCAATAGAGGAGGATACACGGGAGCAGCCTACACCTGT CGAAGACCTACGGCGAATTCGGATGGTGCTACAGTCGGAGCAGGGGGGTTAGGGATCACGCACCAGGACGCCGGCTACAG TAGCATGAAGACCCAGCTGGTGAGTGCCATACACCTACAAGAGGTCGAGCTGGACGATATAGAGGGGGGCAACGATCCAGCAGATGACAAAAGCAATACAAATG AGGACCCGACCTACacggtggaggaggcggtggagacCATCGGCTTCGGTCGGTTCCACGTCCTGCTCTTCGTCATCATGGGCAGCGCCAAC ATCGTGGAGGCCATGGAGATCATGCTGCTAGCCGTGGTGTCTCCTGAGATCCGCTGCGAGTGGCGTCTGGAGGACTGGCAGGTGGCGCTGGTCTCCACG ATGGTGTTCCTGGGGTTCATGCTGTGCGGGGCCCTGAGCGGCTACGTGGCGGACCGCTACGGGCGATGGAAG GTGGTCGTGGCGGGGTTCTTCTGGAGCGCCTACTTCTCCTTCCTCACCTCCTACGCTCCGTCCTACGGCTGGTTCATCTTCCTGCGCAGCCTGGTGGGCTGCGGGGTGGCGGGGGTCTCCCAGGG GTTTGTGTTGAAGACGGAGTTCATCCCCGCCCGGCACAGAGCCTACCTGCTGCCGCTGGCAACC atcTTCTGGATGCTGGGCTCCATGCTGATCATCGTGCTGGGCATGACGGTGGTGCCCACCTACGGCTGGAGGTGGATGATCCGCCTCTCCGTCACCCCCAGCGTCgtgctcctcttcctgttctgg ttcatCCCAGAGTCGGCTCGCTACAACGTGTCGGCGGGGAACACGCGCGCTGCCATGGAAACGCTGGAGTGGATCGCCAGGATGAACCACGCCACCATGCCCCCGGGAAGACTGGTGGAGAGCGCACag acagagagggggagctgGCGTATCCTGTTGAGTCCGGCCTTCAGAAGGACGTCTCTGCTGCTGTGGTACACCTG gtTCGTGGCGTCCTTCTCGTACTACGGCTCGGTGCTGAGCAGCTcggagctgctggagaagaaCCTGCTGTGCATCACGGACGCCGACGCCGAGCACCGGGTGAAGCACCGCCACGAGGAGGGCTCCGTGTGCTACTGCATCCCCTTCGCCTTCAGCGACTACCAGACCCTGCTCATCAGCTGCCTGGGGGAGGTCGCAC TCGTCCCCCTCAACATCTGTCTGCTGAATGTGGTGGGCAGGAAGCTCAGTCTGGCTTTGCTGCAGTTCCTCTCCGCCATCTTCTTCCTCCTGGTCAACATCTGCACCACCAT GTTAGGCTTCACAGTGCTGCTCTTCCTGCTCAGGGCTCTGGTGTCCATGAACTTTAACGTGGTCTACATTTACACCGCTGAG GTGTACCCGACGGTGGCGCGCTCTCTGGGGATGGGCTTCTGCACCTCCTTCAGCCGCATCGGGGGCATGATCGCCCCCTTCATCGCCCAG
- the svopl gene encoding putative transporter SVOPL isoform X2: MKGGECNRGGYTGAAYTCRRPTANSDGATVGAGGLGITHQDAGYSMKTQLVSAIHLQEVELDDIEGGNDPADDKSNTNEDPTYTVEEAVETIGFGRFHVLLFVIMGSANIVEAMEIMLLAVVSPEIRCEWRLEDWQVALVSTMVFLGFMLCGALSGYVADRYGRWKVVVAGFFWSAYFSFLTSYAPSYGWFIFLRSLVGCGVAGVSQGFVLKTEFIPARHRAYLLPLATIFWMLGSMLIIVLGMTVVPTYGWRWMIRLSVTPSVVLLFLFWFIPESARYNVSAGNTRAAMETLEWIARMNHATMPPGRLVESAQTERGSWRILLSPAFRRTSLLLWYTWFVASFSYYGSVLSSSELLEKNLLCITDADAEHRVKHRHEEGSVCYCIPFAFSDYQTLLISCLGEVALVPLNICLLNVVGRKLSLALLQFLSAIFFLLVNICTTMLGFTVLLFLLRALVSMNFNVVYIYTAEVYPTVARSLGMGFCTSFSRIGGMIAPFIAQVLMSRSVMYAMCPFAVASIVCALGNFLLPIETKGRALLQSS, translated from the exons ATGAAAGGAGGGGAGTGCAATAGAGGAGGATACACGGGAGCAGCCTACACCTGT CGAAGACCTACGGCGAATTCGGATGGTGCTACAGTCGGAGCAGGGGGGTTAGGGATCACGCACCAGGACGCCGGCTACAG CATGAAGACCCAGCTGGTGAGTGCCATACACCTACAAGAGGTCGAGCTGGACGATATAGAGGGGGGCAACGATCCAGCAGATGACAAAAGCAATACAAATG AGGACCCGACCTACacggtggaggaggcggtggagacCATCGGCTTCGGTCGGTTCCACGTCCTGCTCTTCGTCATCATGGGCAGCGCCAAC ATCGTGGAGGCCATGGAGATCATGCTGCTAGCCGTGGTGTCTCCTGAGATCCGCTGCGAGTGGCGTCTGGAGGACTGGCAGGTGGCGCTGGTCTCCACG ATGGTGTTCCTGGGGTTCATGCTGTGCGGGGCCCTGAGCGGCTACGTGGCGGACCGCTACGGGCGATGGAAG GTGGTCGTGGCGGGGTTCTTCTGGAGCGCCTACTTCTCCTTCCTCACCTCCTACGCTCCGTCCTACGGCTGGTTCATCTTCCTGCGCAGCCTGGTGGGCTGCGGGGTGGCGGGGGTCTCCCAGGG GTTTGTGTTGAAGACGGAGTTCATCCCCGCCCGGCACAGAGCCTACCTGCTGCCGCTGGCAACC atcTTCTGGATGCTGGGCTCCATGCTGATCATCGTGCTGGGCATGACGGTGGTGCCCACCTACGGCTGGAGGTGGATGATCCGCCTCTCCGTCACCCCCAGCGTCgtgctcctcttcctgttctgg ttcatCCCAGAGTCGGCTCGCTACAACGTGTCGGCGGGGAACACGCGCGCTGCCATGGAAACGCTGGAGTGGATCGCCAGGATGAACCACGCCACCATGCCCCCGGGAAGACTGGTGGAGAGCGCACag acagagagggggagctgGCGTATCCTGTTGAGTCCGGCCTTCAGAAGGACGTCTCTGCTGCTGTGGTACACCTG gtTCGTGGCGTCCTTCTCGTACTACGGCTCGGTGCTGAGCAGCTcggagctgctggagaagaaCCTGCTGTGCATCACGGACGCCGACGCCGAGCACCGGGTGAAGCACCGCCACGAGGAGGGCTCCGTGTGCTACTGCATCCCCTTCGCCTTCAGCGACTACCAGACCCTGCTCATCAGCTGCCTGGGGGAGGTCGCAC TCGTCCCCCTCAACATCTGTCTGCTGAATGTGGTGGGCAGGAAGCTCAGTCTGGCTTTGCTGCAGTTCCTCTCCGCCATCTTCTTCCTCCTGGTCAACATCTGCACCACCAT GTTAGGCTTCACAGTGCTGCTCTTCCTGCTCAGGGCTCTGGTGTCCATGAACTTTAACGTGGTCTACATTTACACCGCTGAG GTGTACCCGACGGTGGCGCGCTCTCTGGGGATGGGCTTCTGCACCTCCTTCAGCCGCATCGGGGGCATGATCGCCCCCTTCATCGCCCAG
- the svopl gene encoding putative transporter SVOPL isoform X3, protein MKTQLVSAIHLQEVELDDIEGGNDPADDKSNTNEDPTYTVEEAVETIGFGRFHVLLFVIMGSANIVEAMEIMLLAVVSPEIRCEWRLEDWQVALVSTMVFLGFMLCGALSGYVADRYGRWKVVVAGFFWSAYFSFLTSYAPSYGWFIFLRSLVGCGVAGVSQGFVLKTEFIPARHRAYLLPLATIFWMLGSMLIIVLGMTVVPTYGWRWMIRLSVTPSVVLLFLFWFIPESARYNVSAGNTRAAMETLEWIARMNHATMPPGRLVESAQTERGSWRILLSPAFRRTSLLLWYTWFVASFSYYGSVLSSSELLEKNLLCITDADAEHRVKHRHEEGSVCYCIPFAFSDYQTLLISCLGEVALVPLNICLLNVVGRKLSLALLQFLSAIFFLLVNICTTMLGFTVLLFLLRALVSMNFNVVYIYTAEVYPTVARSLGMGFCTSFSRIGGMIAPFIAQVLMSRSVMYAMCPFAVASIVCALGNFLLPIETKGRALLQSS, encoded by the exons ATGAAGACCCAGCTGGTGAGTGCCATACACCTACAAGAGGTCGAGCTGGACGATATAGAGGGGGGCAACGATCCAGCAGATGACAAAAGCAATACAAATG AGGACCCGACCTACacggtggaggaggcggtggagacCATCGGCTTCGGTCGGTTCCACGTCCTGCTCTTCGTCATCATGGGCAGCGCCAAC ATCGTGGAGGCCATGGAGATCATGCTGCTAGCCGTGGTGTCTCCTGAGATCCGCTGCGAGTGGCGTCTGGAGGACTGGCAGGTGGCGCTGGTCTCCACG ATGGTGTTCCTGGGGTTCATGCTGTGCGGGGCCCTGAGCGGCTACGTGGCGGACCGCTACGGGCGATGGAAG GTGGTCGTGGCGGGGTTCTTCTGGAGCGCCTACTTCTCCTTCCTCACCTCCTACGCTCCGTCCTACGGCTGGTTCATCTTCCTGCGCAGCCTGGTGGGCTGCGGGGTGGCGGGGGTCTCCCAGGG GTTTGTGTTGAAGACGGAGTTCATCCCCGCCCGGCACAGAGCCTACCTGCTGCCGCTGGCAACC atcTTCTGGATGCTGGGCTCCATGCTGATCATCGTGCTGGGCATGACGGTGGTGCCCACCTACGGCTGGAGGTGGATGATCCGCCTCTCCGTCACCCCCAGCGTCgtgctcctcttcctgttctgg ttcatCCCAGAGTCGGCTCGCTACAACGTGTCGGCGGGGAACACGCGCGCTGCCATGGAAACGCTGGAGTGGATCGCCAGGATGAACCACGCCACCATGCCCCCGGGAAGACTGGTGGAGAGCGCACag acagagagggggagctgGCGTATCCTGTTGAGTCCGGCCTTCAGAAGGACGTCTCTGCTGCTGTGGTACACCTG gtTCGTGGCGTCCTTCTCGTACTACGGCTCGGTGCTGAGCAGCTcggagctgctggagaagaaCCTGCTGTGCATCACGGACGCCGACGCCGAGCACCGGGTGAAGCACCGCCACGAGGAGGGCTCCGTGTGCTACTGCATCCCCTTCGCCTTCAGCGACTACCAGACCCTGCTCATCAGCTGCCTGGGGGAGGTCGCAC TCGTCCCCCTCAACATCTGTCTGCTGAATGTGGTGGGCAGGAAGCTCAGTCTGGCTTTGCTGCAGTTCCTCTCCGCCATCTTCTTCCTCCTGGTCAACATCTGCACCACCAT GTTAGGCTTCACAGTGCTGCTCTTCCTGCTCAGGGCTCTGGTGTCCATGAACTTTAACGTGGTCTACATTTACACCGCTGAG GTGTACCCGACGGTGGCGCGCTCTCTGGGGATGGGCTTCTGCACCTCCTTCAGCCGCATCGGGGGCATGATCGCCCCCTTCATCGCCCAG